aaatatttataaatacattttattaatagtataattaaaaaaaattaattgttttcaatatatttttatattaaaataataaattaatttagtttcactcatttaaattataatattttattttttattttgagatataacttttatttataaattaaaagttttatattatttttatttaaatttatttgaacatatttagttttaattttaattttttaaatatatttttattttaagatataatatttattttttaatttaaaatttatttaactttaatttatattttagtattacaatttcattcattaatttttttaatctatcaaacTTATCACCACTCATAAACTTTGATAAACTTTAGTCTTAAATCCCTTCCTTTCAcaccatatttcttttaatctaaaCAATTCTACTTTCACATCTGTTTCCTTCAAACTCAATTCCccaaattcatattaaaattcaaGCACAACATATATAGAGTCTTAGCAGTGTGATTTTGACTATGtagaaacaattatattttaaattttgaaattttatagaTATGCATGAAAGTAACTTGAAACCtttatataaaagaatgttTAAGTAAACGTTTAATTTACTTATTGAAATAGGTGAgtaaaactaaaacataattataatttattattaaattatgatttatcaatataattgaactgactaaaaaaaaaattaacaatacgtattatatgaaaaacatttggtAAATTAATACTTGACtaatattgaattattgagTTGATTaataaatgatgaatatatGGGAATATTTTTGGTCCAATATTAACGCAAAATGTGTCCTTGTGTAGAGGGCATCTTTCTCAAGTTGACTCTTAAACCCCTTAACCATGCGCTATGCAGTGCATTTTGTCGCATCCCTAGGATAGCTGCATCCGTGATCGATCTCTCTTCTAACAGTAAGGTTTCATATTTCGATTCATTCCTTCATTTTACTCCATGCATCGTTTTTCatgatttcatttaaaattcaaCATAATGCTTAAGCAAAGGATATGTTTTCTCACACCACACGTTATCTTCATGCACAATGCATCCTACTGTTAATTTCATATCattatactattataattttggtttgattttcattcCATATAATGCTATCTATTTAAAAGGGAATCAAATCATCTTGAAGtgaattcttttattaattcaactaacaaattaatatttttcaatctgAATTAGAGTATGAACTCGATATACAAACTCCTTTATGTTATGAATTAATGTTACAATTATTTTCAAGTCGTTAAATTCTCTTTTTGATATGTAATTTATGCACTTCTTTCccacaattatatattttttgtatttactgTATTTAAATATGGAATGGTGAATatagaacaaaaatataaaatagaaaaataatagatgAATATGAAGATAAAGATTTGCAAGAACGAAAactataataaaactaaattaccaaaaataaagagaaacggatataaaaaaaatgactcaaaTTACTACATTTATCACTGAATTAGCCATTCTTTTAGAGTTTGTGAAttgtaaatacaattttttatttattttatatttgaatgacctatttatattttctctcatttttttcatacttaaactaaaataaaatattttttttacattaattattatatttatcctTTCTAGATCCAACTCTATCGATGATATGTTTCTCTCGATACCATCTTTCATTATACACTATTAACGAGCTCTATCTCTAatctttcattcaattttctttcttgataTCTTTGTGTAttgatttctattttatttacattatattatttcttttaatctccTTACCTGGATTTTTTTCTTGGAATCTGAAATATTTTGATTGTCGATACCctcaataaatttaatgtgattttataatatgtatattcAGAACGAACCTTCTATTAgacattttgttttataaattataattaccaGTGAAAtaactaagtgttttagtgTATGTTATTCCAATATAGTTTATAAACATAAgagattaatttttatattaaactttctgtaatttatttaattaaggtCATTACAACATGTTTTAAACTCTTCCTTTGATAATTAGAAAACAtcgttttaaaaatgaagaaagttaTTGTGAATCCCAAAGTTTTGACGTAATAGTACGGGTTGACCTCCCAAAAGCACCGTTAATTAGCGCCCTCTAACAACTAAGAAGACTAcgataaaaatttaatgaattgaaGTTGGAAAATGAAGCATGTGTgcgattttttattttttttttaaatttttttgtaatgttCTCAAATCACAATTAAGAAAACgtgaattatttaaatgttcCCACATTTTATTAGCAGCAAACCAATATTTTAGACATACGAAAACTTAATGTGTCCAAGATAAATGTACTGTAACGAGGAGGGACAATCCAACGGTTAAGACAAGTACGTTATTTTCGTGGATGATCTAAAAATGTCACGTGAGACCACGTGATTTGTAATCCGTTTAAGATTCACAAAGATTTGACGAGATTATAATGGGATCTAAAATGAAGCATATGATATTGAAGAAATGACATTGAAAATGGAAACCATAATCGACAAAGTATTTGGTGTTCCGACATAGATTAAACTCTCATGTCAAGCTGTTGGAATTGGAGGCAATGGTCAAAGTTTGTGCTGTTTAGTGGATGATTAAATTTACAGCTCGCATCAGATGAAATTTGGCTCAATCAACTAAGTCATACCAAACCACGTTACCTAATTCCGATTGGAAATTGACATGGCCAAATATTTTACGTTCTTGATTAGAAAATCAGTAAGAAATTTGCTATAGAGGTTCAAATCTTGAATATTGAATCGTTTTGCTATTGAAATTCGTGTTATGTTGAGTGGGAGCAATGCTACTCAATTTTAAAGAGAGATCAGAAGCGTGAATTCCAAAGTTTAAATTATAGGGGTATCTGTATAACATGGTGGGTGAGCATGTAACTTATCACTACGGGCAAGGGATCACCCATCGATAACtgcaaacaaagaaaaaaaaagaaaaactactgACACTCACACGTGTTCTTACATTtatctttcaatttcttttgtaaTGTTTAGTTGTTAATAGTTTAAGGGCATCTTTAGAGTGGTGGAAGAGAATAAACCATGATGGTAatgctattttttatatttgggtTCGGTTTTGTAAAATGAAATAGGGTACAGAATGGTAAAATTTATTAtccttaattttctttataattttagacaaatgcaatcaaaatataatagcGTTAATATTAACGTACCTAGgacaaaataagtaaattttctATCTATATTCATATGTTTTTAAGTATCAGAATATTATTGTGAAATTTCTCTTTCGaatagggttttttttttcatacgaacaaaaaaaataataatatcattttgttgataaatGATTATTGTTAAAGGAAAAAACTTTAAGTGTAATtcaatgttataaatttttttggaaACATGAAGTatatatccatttatatattatgaaatcatattatatttagttgttGCGATACTTTTGACACATTTTCTCCGGTATATATATTGATGGTGAGATTTAGTATTAATAGATGATTTgataacaattaataataataataataataagtgaaACAATATGtctaataaataacaaattttgttaggataaattttaaatcgTCACTTTAATAGCATATTAAAAAGTAggttttaagtctaattcaacccTATAAAAATGACTTgttcaacaaacaacaaacttGTTAGAATAAGCTCTAATAATGATTTTGACATCATACAAACCGATTTTATggaattaaattagttttaaaatctatttgttAACATGATATCATAACCATTATTAGTGATAAAGTTAGCTTAAAGTATATAAGTAAATGTAAACCTTACTTTAAACGATTctataaaattgagttagacttaaagttcaccttttaacatgatttaaattttagcaaaatttcttatttatttgatatattattcCACCCACTAGATCATCCATTAATATATAATCCTTTTGTACGAAATATATATATctcaaaataaaaggaaaatatcaaaaattttaCACCAACtaataaagatgaaattaatttaaaataatatatatatatatatatatatatatatatatataaactttatcttaaaaatcaattttataaagtttaccTAAGCTGAGACTTCATTTCTTAACCATTATTAACGTTATATCAATTCTAATAAAATCCATCATTATTGACATAGGTGTTGTGTACATGCTTTTCTCCTTCACAGCATCTTTTCTATACCAGCTGGAGGAGTATACTCGCATCAtcaatgatatattttatccGTTAATCAGAAGTACAACCAAAAGTAGAAAGGAAAAAGCTAGGTTCAGAGCATGTTTTTTTCTCGTTACAATACTACGAcaataagaattaaattattgaataaaaaattaatgaaaatggtTGTAAGAGAGGAATGTAAATTTTCGCGATTATTGATATATGATTGTCCAAGCATAAGCTTAGATAATATAGCAAGTGGTTTACATAAAGATTGATGCctcaatattaaaattgaatttctcattttctattGAAACAAACAAAGGCCTAAAGAGAGAGATTTGCATCTTTCAAACATGatcaaagattaaaaacaacAGATTGTACATCAAACTAAAAAGCTGTGTCAATGTCATAAGTCATCACTAATTTAACTTATTATCTCTAATTAAGCTCGCGTTAACTAAGCCGTGTCAGATCGGAACCATTCCTAATATCTCcacaaaattattcaaatactctttttttttttttgtcaagcAGACACAGACCAAAGGCCTGAGAAATCACGCACAACACGAAAAAGACAATATCACTTTTGGATCGATCATCTGCATTTCGGGGAACACAGGAACACTGTAACCTAGCTGGAGTAGATCTCACATTAACTGAAAATCTTCCATTTTAGGATTATTTACTCTATGGTTGGTGCACCAATTGTGATTCAGAGTTTTGATTCTTGTCATATATCTTCATGGTATCCCATACTCGAGCCGCGTTTATGTTATGAGACAACCTTATTTGCCGACACGCGTAGGTTCTTGACAAGTTCCTTCGTAGTCAAATTGTAATTTTCTCCCATCTGCAAAACCATCAGCATTCAAATACAATTAAACTAATTGTACTTCAAGTTGGTATAGATTcaacattgaaaagaaaaaataatacactAGAATCCTATCATATCttacatacattaaaaaaatagtgaggGTGAGAGAAAACTAACAAGagcttataaaaataatattacagtattatcataatttttgttattaagttAAGGATTGTCCTTTTACCTGAGCAACTATGGTAATGTCAAGGATAGAATCACCGAATGGTAAGATGCTGCTATTAATAACGAGTAGGTTATTTCTTTGAATCTCGGCCAGTAATTTGACAAGAAGCCCCTTTTGCTTCAGACAGTGGATCCGAAGCAGCATCTCCTTCCCTGACACTCTTGATTCAACCTCAAACTGAGTGTCACTGACACTATCAGCACCAATGCTCTCATCACATGAAGAAGAATCATCATCGCCAGAGAGGTCTGGCTTGTTCAGGACCACCACCGATTCTTCCCTTGTTTTTTTGCTCTGCTCTTCAAGCACTGCCAAACGCTCTTTAAGATCTTTCACATATTTGATAGCGTCCCCTAACACAGAAGCCTTATCCATCTGCGTGGATCAACACATTTTCCACACGTTTAGTCAAGCAGAGTAACCAAGCCAGTGCATTGATGACTTCTTTATCTTTTAGGCAAGTGTGTTAGGTTAAAGTTGAATATcagtataaattttttaatccaattaCTTAAAACGaagtaaattttataatcaattctACGATCAAACATATAATCAAGTGTATTATCTCAATTTCTAATTATGATTTTCTACTACTGAACTGATTCCTTAGCAAGCATTTTCCAACGAATCATAATTGACTTGCGCTAGCATAAGAGTATGATATTTAGTTAATTACCTTCTTCAGGCCAGGAACAAGAGCTGCAAGAGCAATGAAGCTCTGGCTGAGCTTCTCTCTTCGCTTTCTCTCGGCCATGATGTGATCCTGAGCGTGAGCAGGAGATCTCTTGCCATGTGATGATTTTGTTTCAAAGTTGTGATTTTTTGAGGACCCTTTTGGCGTTTCATCAGGGAAGCATGATTTTGTCAACTGGGGCAGTGACACTGACACCATTTCGTTCTGCGTTGGGTTTAAGTCAAAGCCGTAAAAGtgggtggtggtagtggtgatGGGAGGGGAGGAGTTGGGGTTGTCAAAAGACAGAATATGAGActgaaaggaggagaaggatgTGGATGGGGAAAGTTTTGGCGAGAGGTTGTTGGTGATGGTGGATGAGTCAGAGTTACAGCAACTACTGCTTGTCGTTTTCAGCAACTTGGCTGGTCTCTCAAAGTCAAAACTGGTTTCATCGGTGGATGAATTGCTCACAGTTTTGGAAGGGCACTCCGAAGACAAAGATTGTTGCAGGCTCCATGTCTGTTCTTCAAGGGCACTGGCAATGTCGTGTGGTAAAAACTCTTGGTCATCAAACAAGTTCAAGTTCAGGGCACAGTCATCTGGAAATAAGTTGTAATCATCCATGTCCTGTCATCAAGGACAAAAAAAGTAAAGCAACACAAAGTGTGTTAGAGGATTTGTAACCATCCATTTGTGCATTTTTCATGATTGgaaatcaaaaatcaattttcttaccaaatcagATAACCAGCTGGGTGCTGATGCATCATCCATTGGTTTGTTTGATTCTTCCATCATAATTAGGCCACCAACACTTTACGTACAGAAAACTGATTTGTCCTTTCTCTATTCAAAGCTTTTCCTCTTCCACTGAATGGGAAATGTGAGTTAGCTTTCTTCAATCTTTATAGCCTACTAGTCTTCACCTTTTCAATTCTTCAACTCGCTTTAaacaaaggaaagaaataaaGCACGTGCGGACAATCTACTCGTGccttataaattgtttttatatctatataatgcttttaataataatattttttctaatctttTTCATCACatcaattattattgtttacttttctGTCTcatatttgtctttttattatgagacaaattgtataattttatagcATGAATTTTATTTCCCAAATTGTTATGGGTTGTTAGATGATAACACTGGCAATTTTTAAtcatatctttaaaaaaaaattagtatttaattaCAGGGGagacgcaaaaaaaaaaaaaaaaaaaatctagtgtGCCACCCTGTAGCTGTGAATGTGGAACATGAATCATGTGATGTTAATTAACCTATTCATCTCAATAATTGAGCCAAGTAGTCAGCCAGCCCAGatttatttgtatgttatttttaattaactttatgtttttcagtaattatgttttattacaCAAACACATGTGTATGGATCTgttcaaatataaaactttcCTAGTTTAATCATGTTTTTTGCCTTTCAAATTTCATCAATTTGTATTTCTTTAACTATCAAGTAGTTTGAAAAATATTGCCGCCTATATTATATCCATAAAGTTATactgatttaaaattatttaacatgttataaaatattttaagattaacGTCTCATGTGTTTTTCAAATTACAAGTCGTTTTACTGTAAatttattaatctaaaattatacaatataaattttaaacatggTAATTtgtgcttcttttttttcatttaaggtacaaataaacattaaataggaaaacatttttagaggagaaataaattttacttcatGACTTTGACAAATTCCTTGGGTTGGTTTGTTcaattcttttagaaaaaaaaaaactatttaaaaaataattaattaaatttatatttatttttttagatttcagaaaaaaaaaactttaataaatcaagattttgttttcatttacttttatgtattctatcttatttataacaagaaataaaagtaatagaatttGTTGTCTCAATAAGAATTATATCAAGATTAAGGtaatttaggttttcttttAACAACCTAAATTAACATGTATTATTCTACTAATCAAGTTTATCATATTTGGTATTAAGCAATGTAAAAACAAGGAAGGAAAATATGAAGATACAGTTTTCCTTGAAAATTTAACATATCATAAATATCAAAACTGAAATAAGGAGGTctcatattttatatcatatacAACCAAACTTGATTGTAATaacttttgattattttgttcaCAATCACTTTTACTATTAGGCTTTAGTGTTTCTTGCACTACTCTCTGCTCATGTATATCACACAATCATAGCATGTGAATGGTCAATACCAAACATAGACAAAACACAAAGataagattatttatttttataaatttatatcatGCATTTAAGATCCTATACTTCATGTTTCTATCATATATTCATAATTCAACTCATTATTCCACATGAAATACAAATAAACTTATAAGACGATAATTCCAGGAACATATACATAAGGAATCGATACTCATATGAAGTCCTACACctttcatgatttttctttagtggattcgaccaaaaataataattatgattcCACTTGGCTCAACTACCATGACAAACTTAGTTTTTATCAATCTTTTAGGTCAtgacaatattttatatgatctCATAAGCAAGAAACCTCCTATAACTCTTATCATCTAAATCTCATTCTCCATGAGTCCATGAGTTTGATAGAGTTAAGATGACTTCACACCAAAATCTCTACACATTGTATACACTACATTACACAATATGACACTTCTTCTTAGAAATGAACGTATTTATACCATTTAAACCATCATAATATCTTCAAATAACAATTTCCAATAGATTTTTGGTATTAAAATCCAGGCTTTATGTTGttaatccaagtgtgagtctaagtctcaCATTGGGTAGAAATGAAAAAGTGCAACACCATATAAAAGTGAAAACCCATTAACTCactgccttaaggttttgggtagtgTTAATCTTTTATGTGGTTGGACTCAGTCTGATTGGTGTTGTATCTTCCTAGTGAAACTCGTCTTCCTCAATAAAAACCGAATAGTGGTATCAGAGTCAATAGTTAGTTTTGGTGACCGGCTTGGATAagtaaaatatagtttttgtaTTAAAAGTCTTACTGGCAAAGATTCCAAGTAATCGTGGTTGGGAATGCTTGGAGGGGGAGTGTACCAATATGGAAGGACTCACCCTTGAGGAGGAGATTGTTGGAAActcaagtgtgagtctaagtcccgTATTggatataaatgaaaaagtgCAACACCATATAAAGGTGAAGACCTATTAACctattgccttaaggttttgggtagagagtggtgtcaatcccttatgtggTTGGACTCAAGTCTTATTGGTGTTATATCTCTCCAGTGAACTCCCTCCCTTGATAAACCTAACACTTTATTCAACCTAACATATACCATCACCACAAAGTTCTCATTCTTCTATTATCATCAAATTAAGAAAACTTCTATAGAAAACTTTTAACTGTTTTCATAAGAGATTTATACAACATATGACAACTCTTACATtcataacttatttaatttagaCAACAAAGCCATCAAAcataaagaatttatttttgtatgtttagCAACAGTGTGCAACAAAAATTAACATAGAGTATTTacaattttcaatattaaatttcatccatttcattcttatgtgttcacaaacatctcaattccatatTTAAGTAGAAATCAACTCACAAAAATACTTTTATCCCTAGTAACTTTAAGCTTATGATAACTCATCAAAGTTCAATCCTTTGGATCATCAACAAGCAAATCATGCATTAAGTTCAAGAGCATTAAGATTACTAATGAATCAAGTTTTATCTCTAGATACAAATTTCATTAGgtattgaatttcatttttaggttcaaaaaacattttccaacACCTTAAGAACCACATACAAGTCACGGGTGATCAAGTCACAACAAACATTAAgcacaaaaatcaaattctaatttgaattgaaaaatcatacacacatcaacaatacaagTTACACAAAAATTTAGTTTATCACATCTGATCTCAACAAATAAGGTTAGTTCTCTATGGTAGAGAACTTAGAGTTTACAAATTAAAGAGATAGGAAAGAAATATTAACCAAAGAGAAGAAAGTTATTTCCTAAGGCACCTAGTAGCTGGTCCAAACTCCATTTGCTCATCCCATTCACATCAACACCTCTAAATCACAACTCGTCTTCCTCTTCAACCCCCCAAAAGGAGAAACCACCATGGATAAAGGAAAAGACCCGAGGAGGAGAGGGAAAGCTTCCCAATACCCCTAACTACCCAAAGGTCTTTCTTGAGCATCCTAGGTATTTCTATTTgtgaaaaatgaagaatgaataAAAATCCTCACGAGAAACATGAATAAATACCCATTTTTTTACAACTCAGCATCGTTATCGTCGAACCCGTTAGTTTTCCTTCACCTAATGCATGCTCTACAAGATTAGGTGATGCCCAACGCCAGAATAGGCCACCCAACACTAATTCTACAACACTTGGTGGTGACCAACGTCAGTTTCCTATGTTCAACGGTGGTTCTCTAGAGGCTCGTAGCACCCAACATCATTTTCCACCACCCAAAGCTAGGCTCACTTATAACACTGGTTGGTATCTGACTTTATGGTAACACTAGTTGGTATCTGACTTTGGGTGTTGTATGCGATTTCAATGGTGTTCCaaatttatcttcttctttttgtctAAAATGTGTTTCCTTAAGTTCTAACTTGTTATCTTCTACAATAATTTCTTCCTATTAACTTCAATCATTCAATAGGATATTAAAGGTAAAACAAGCACACACTaactaaaatatatgaaaatagaaaaaaaaataataatgaactTAAGgataaaacaagataaaagttagaaaaaaaaattatttattcacGAAAACAAACACATCGACATAGgtaaaaatcaacttataatGAACTCACTCTTAGAGTAGAGCTTGCTTAGAGATAATAAAGTGTGcctagcaaaaaaaaaaaaaaaagataaagagttTTGTTTTAGCTAGCACTCAATGCAAATGAGTCAATGCTTAGCCAACTTAACGCTCAACGGTCTTTGAAGCTCCTTATAATTAAACTTCTAGTATCACCCCATGATCCTTAGATGATGCTTAATGCCCTAAATCTCtgtaacttaataaaatttaatatccttTAATGCTCAATGGTACTCAAGTGTCATTTAATGCCAATGaagtattatatatttgtatcaTATTGAGTTATTGAATGTATTTGAGTTAATTTTACCTTTAGGTTGTGTTCACTTGTCGTCTATTCTTGTTGGGGTTAGAGCATTCCGTGGACACCACCATTTTGAACATAATTCTAAAGACTTAATGAATACGTTAGAGCAATCAGAACATCCTCCTAGTAATGGAGTTAATAGTTCTAAATCCACAAATTTAACAGAAGCTAAAGAGAATCCAAGTTCTTGTCACAAGATTGttattgaagaagaaaaactagGTGTTAAATCTAGATATATGTAAGGTTTTCTGAATCCAAACTCAAAACTTAACGAGCTTAAAGTTAATGTAAGAAGCAAatgaaatgatttaaaaatgaaCGCAAATGGTAAAAAGGTGAGATATGTAAAATGAAAGCAACTACACATCAAAAACATGTTAGCCATTAGAATCGATTCTAGGCTTATGGAAATCGATTCTCTCCTTTACAAATGGAATCCATTTATGCATGTGATGGAATTGGTTCCTTCGCTAGGTTGATTCTCAAAAGTTGGATTCTTATTCAAAGACAAATATGAATTTTTAGTCTAAATATCCTCAAATCCCAACACATCAGCCAAGATGGAAAAATGTTAAATCTTGCAAAT
This genomic stretch from Vigna radiata var. radiata cultivar VC1973A chromosome 7, Vradiata_ver6, whole genome shotgun sequence harbors:
- the LOC106767246 gene encoding transcription factor bHLH18, which gives rise to MMEESNKPMDDASAPSWLSDLDMDDYNLFPDDCALNLNLFDDQEFLPHDIASALEEQTWSLQQSLSSECPSKTVSNSSTDETSFDFERPAKLLKTTSSSCCNSDSSTITNNLSPKLSPSTSFSSFQSHILSFDNPNSSPPITTTTTHFYGFDLNPTQNEMVSVSLPQLTKSCFPDETPKGSSKNHNFETKSSHGKRSPAHAQDHIMAERKRREKLSQSFIALAALVPGLKKMDKASVLGDAIKYVKDLKERLAVLEEQSKKTREESVVVLNKPDLSGDDDSSSCDESIGADSVSDTQFEVESRVSGKEMLLRIHCLKQKGLLVKLLAEIQRNNLLVINSSILPFGDSILDITIVAQMGENYNLTTKELVKNLRVSANKVVS